In the genome of Phlebotomus papatasi isolate M1 chromosome 2, Ppap_2.1, whole genome shotgun sequence, one region contains:
- the LOC129803957 gene encoding cytoplasmic 60S subunit biogenesis factor ZNF622 isoform X1 yields the protein MSVMCKWCLVKFPSGELHLAHCRTDWHHLNMKRKLAEMPPLSHKEFTLKMKNEKEAEDSKKTRDVLYCTACKKKFASKVAYDNHVQSNKHIRNVSVSEEEDHEPVIVKKPVNVPEKPVESQDIDDEWDDLSDMDELEDVDPTMCIFCSLVHENLSHNIRHMAEVHSFFIPDVEFCSDIGGLVGYLIVKVHKDFLCLWCPESAKGFTSIDAVQKHMRDKGHCMMRFEGDVVEEYEYFYDYSSTYPEGDPEQPIPEKTPISGDEFQLVLPSGNVIGNRCLARYYKQRFNSLALAVVPKKRHSKMYLKQLMGPATQAQSRRNVAKWNRQYTKWYMQLGTKANSLQKHFRVQVNF from the exons ATGTCTGTGATGTGCAAGTGGTGCCTGGTGAAATTCCCAAGTGGGGAGTTGCATTTGGCACATTGTCGAACGGACTGGCATCATTTgaatatgaaaagaaaattggcAGAAATGCCACCACTGAGCCACAAGGAATTCACGTTGAAGATGAAGAATGAGAAGGAGGCGGAGGATTCAAAGAAAACCCGGGATGTCCTGTACTGTACGGCATGCAAGAAGAAGTTTGCGTCGAAAGTGGCATACGACAATCATGTGCAGTCCAATAAACACATTAGGAATGTTTCTGTTTCCGAGGAGGAAGACCACGAGCCAGTCATTGTGAAGAAGCCTGTCAATGTACCGGAGAAACCTGTCGAGAGT cAGGATATTGACGATGAATGGGATGATTTGAGTGATATGGATGAATTGGAGGATGTTGATCCGACAATGTGCATCTTCTGTTCGCTGGTTCATGAGAATCTGTCCCACAATATCAGGCATATGGCAGAGGTGCATTCCTTCTTCATTCCGGACGTTGAATTTTGCAGTGACATTGGAGGACTCGTGGGCTATTTAATTGTGAAGGTCCATAAGGATTTTCTCTGTCTGTGGTGTCCAGAATCAGCCAAGGGTTTCACCTCAATTGATGCTGTGCAGAAGCATATGAGAGACAAGGGACACTGCATGATGCGTTTTGAAGGGGACGTTGTGGAGGAATATGAATATTTCTATGACTACAGTTCGACATATCCCGAGGGAGATCCTGAACAACCAATTCCTGAAAAGACTCCGATCTCAGGAGATGAGTTTCAACTTGTCCTGCCTTCTGGCAATGTCATTGGCAATCGGTGTTTAGCAAGGTACTACAAGCAGAGATTCAATTCTCTGGCCCTGGCCGTGGTGCCCAAGAAGAGACACTCCAAGATGTACCTGAAGCAGCTCATGGGACCTGCTACTCAGGCCCAGAGTCGACGTAATGTGGCCAAGTGGAATAGGCAGTACACAAAGTGGTACATGCAGCTGGGTACAAAGGCCAATTCTCTGCAGAAACACTTCAGAGTTCAAgtcaatttttaa
- the LOC129803957 gene encoding cytoplasmic 60S subunit biogenesis factor ZNF622 isoform X2, whose protein sequence is MSVMCKWCLVKFPSGELHLAHCRTDWHHLNMKRKLAEMPPLSHKEFTLKMKNEKEAEDSKKTRDVLYCTACKKKFASKVAYDNHVQSNKHIRNVSVSEEEDHEPVIVKKPVNVPEKPVESDIDDEWDDLSDMDELEDVDPTMCIFCSLVHENLSHNIRHMAEVHSFFIPDVEFCSDIGGLVGYLIVKVHKDFLCLWCPESAKGFTSIDAVQKHMRDKGHCMMRFEGDVVEEYEYFYDYSSTYPEGDPEQPIPEKTPISGDEFQLVLPSGNVIGNRCLARYYKQRFNSLALAVVPKKRHSKMYLKQLMGPATQAQSRRNVAKWNRQYTKWYMQLGTKANSLQKHFRVQVNF, encoded by the exons ATGTCTGTGATGTGCAAGTGGTGCCTGGTGAAATTCCCAAGTGGGGAGTTGCATTTGGCACATTGTCGAACGGACTGGCATCATTTgaatatgaaaagaaaattggcAGAAATGCCACCACTGAGCCACAAGGAATTCACGTTGAAGATGAAGAATGAGAAGGAGGCGGAGGATTCAAAGAAAACCCGGGATGTCCTGTACTGTACGGCATGCAAGAAGAAGTTTGCGTCGAAAGTGGCATACGACAATCATGTGCAGTCCAATAAACACATTAGGAATGTTTCTGTTTCCGAGGAGGAAGACCACGAGCCAGTCATTGTGAAGAAGCCTGTCAATGTACCGGAGAAACCTGTCGAGAGT GATATTGACGATGAATGGGATGATTTGAGTGATATGGATGAATTGGAGGATGTTGATCCGACAATGTGCATCTTCTGTTCGCTGGTTCATGAGAATCTGTCCCACAATATCAGGCATATGGCAGAGGTGCATTCCTTCTTCATTCCGGACGTTGAATTTTGCAGTGACATTGGAGGACTCGTGGGCTATTTAATTGTGAAGGTCCATAAGGATTTTCTCTGTCTGTGGTGTCCAGAATCAGCCAAGGGTTTCACCTCAATTGATGCTGTGCAGAAGCATATGAGAGACAAGGGACACTGCATGATGCGTTTTGAAGGGGACGTTGTGGAGGAATATGAATATTTCTATGACTACAGTTCGACATATCCCGAGGGAGATCCTGAACAACCAATTCCTGAAAAGACTCCGATCTCAGGAGATGAGTTTCAACTTGTCCTGCCTTCTGGCAATGTCATTGGCAATCGGTGTTTAGCAAGGTACTACAAGCAGAGATTCAATTCTCTGGCCCTGGCCGTGGTGCCCAAGAAGAGACACTCCAAGATGTACCTGAAGCAGCTCATGGGACCTGCTACTCAGGCCCAGAGTCGACGTAATGTGGCCAAGTGGAATAGGCAGTACACAAAGTGGTACATGCAGCTGGGTACAAAGGCCAATTCTCTGCAGAAACACTTCAGAGTTCAAgtcaatttttaa